The proteins below come from a single Pelecanus crispus isolate bPelCri1 chromosome 19, bPelCri1.pri, whole genome shotgun sequence genomic window:
- the IL10RA gene encoding interleukin-10 receptor subunit alpha, producing MAPCATALALCMALLLAPRTDGDRLAGPTRVRFAAEIAHHLVQWEQQHSHTGDVRYEVEYKIYGMNFSWTAIPHCRKISGYSCDLTYYTLNPALRYYARVRAVSGNHTSPWQRTNSFSPREARLRLSGQSLSVTGNTIHVQLQLLLRAGNLTVKYDDIHKYTKQYWVYIRRTQDNRTYEKVENTPEFSISNLFWDTEYCISVEPNVASWHTHATRTAEQCVTIGKRDRSADLVLSIVSSCFITLLLLGLLGALLVCTYIKKPMRPPSVLKSFIKQSSLWVEQESSSAGGSPEADRVQQLFLCQKEPQQDSGPDGSASTTQLPWEKGWRLPMWPEDQASLLGSGTTGSGDSSCTSTDSGICLHTSSSELSYSSGSEPQGYKQQLPAGDDSGVSLESTCPRPTCSSGSGNASLAEARQPRGGELGLSPAAGQDGQQDVEFRGYLQQSKGTVEPRQDPAKGVPFSGHAGSPQGPASTDIVLDVECSELAVAKGYLKQSSPRPPHSHARDLAPWGAPREPTAWDFSSQVGPRAPTLLSYGAPGAPLASKTSPELLKAPFDLSIFNTDLLGTLPLVSSLSTNEWLTLQMNPLSLLNGDSKDSRL from the exons ATGGCCCCCTGCGCCACAGCCCTGGCCCTGTGCATGGCACTGCTCCTCGCCCCGCGGACAGACG GTGACAGGCTGGCAGGACCCACAAGAGTGCGCTTTGCTGCGGAGATAGCGCATCACCTGGTGCAGTGGGAACAGCAACACAGCCACACCGGTGATGTCCGCTACGAAGTGGAGTACAAAAT CTACGGCATGAATTTCTCCTGGACAGCCATCCCACACTGCAGGAAGATCTCGGGGTACTCCTGCGACCTCACGTACTACACCCTGAATCCTGCCCTCCGCTACTACGCCCGGGTCAGGGCCGTGTCCGGAAACCACACGTCCCCATGGCAAAGGACCAACTCTTTCTCCCCACGAGAAG CCCGCCTGCGCCTGTCAGGCCAGAGCCTCTCCGTGACGGGCAACACCATCCAcgtgcagctgcagctgctcctcaggGCAGGGAACCTCACCGTGAAATACGACGACATACACAAGTACACGAAGCAATACTGGGTGTACATCAGGAGGACACAGGACAATCGGACG TACGAAAAGGTAGAGAACACCCCGGAGTTCAGCATCAGCAACCTCTTCTGGGACACGGAGTACTGCATCAGCGTGGAGCCCAACGTGGCCAGCTGGCACACCCACGCCACGCGCACCGCCGAGCAGTGCGTCACCATCGGCAAGAGAGACA GGAGCGCAGACCTTGTCCTGAGCATCGTCAGCTCCTGCTTCATCACCCTGTTGCTCTTGGGCCTGCTGGGGGCTCTGCTGGTGTGCACCTACATAAAGAAACCCATGAGGCCGCCGTCCGTCCTG aAGTCTTTCATAAAGCAGAGCTCGCTCTGGGTGGAGCAGGAGTCCTCGTCCGCGGGGGGCAGCCCAGAGGCAGACCGCGTCCAGCAGCTGTTCCTGTGCCAGAAGgagccccagcaggacagcggCCCTGACGGCAGCGCCAGCACAACCCAGCTGCCCTGGGAGAAGGGCTGGAGGCTCCCCATGTGGCCCGAGGACCAGGCATCCCTGCTGGGGTCAGGGACCACGGGGAGCGGAGACAGCAGCTGCACCAGCACCGACAGCGGCATTTGCCTGCACACCTCCTCCTCTGAACTGAGCTACTCCTCAGGCTCCGAGCCCCAGGGCTacaagcagcagctgcccgCTGGCGACGACAGCGGCGTGAGCTTGGAGAGCACCTGCCCTCGCCCCACGTGCTCCTCCGGCAGCGGGAACGCCAGCCTCGCGGAGGCCAGGCAGCCCCGCGGAGGGGAGCTTGGCCtctcccccgccgccggccagGACGGCCAGCAAGACGTGGAGTTCCGTGGGTACCTGCAGCAGTCCAAGGGCACGGTGGAGCCAAGGCAGGACCCAGCCAAGGGGGTGCCCTTCTCGGGCCATGCAGGATCTCCGCAGGGCCCGGCCAGCACCGACATCGTGCTGGATGTAGAGTGCTCCGAGCTGGCTGTGGCCAAAGGGTATTTGAAACAGTCCTCTCCCAGGCCTCCCCACAGCCACGCACGGGACCTTGCTCCATGGGGGGCCCCTCGCGAGCCCACTGCCTGGGACTTTTCCAGCCAGGTGGGGCCCCGAGCTCCCACCTTGCTGAGCTATGGGGCTCCGGGTGCTCCCTTGGCCTCCAAAACCAGCCCTGAGCTCCTGAAAGCTCCCTTCGACCTGAGCATCTTCAACACTGACCTCCTGGGGACACTGCCCCTCGTCTCCAGCCTCAGCACCAACGAGTGGCTCACGCTGCAAATGAACCCCCTGAGCCTGCTCAACggggacagcaaggacagcCGCCTGTGA